A window of Chlorobium phaeobacteroides DSM 266 genomic DNA:
ATCTCTTACCGACGCCTATGATGGATACCATGCAAGAAAGTATGGCGAGACTACCCGTCTTGGCGCCTTTCTTGATCCGCTTGCCGATAAACTGTTGATTACAGCGGCTTTTCTGCTCTATGTGCGAATGGGTTATCTTGTGCTGTGGATGGTTATTCTTGTTGCTGTTCGTGATGTCGTGATTACGGCACTGCGAATATATGCCGAAATGAAAGACCGGCCAGTGGTGACCAGCAAGGAGGCCAAGTACAAGACACTCATGCAGAACGTGTTTGCCTATATCATCATGGCGTTGCTTCTTCTGAGGGAACCGGTGTTTTTCGGCAGCAGCATTGCATCAGCAGTCAACGGCTTTCTGGTTTCAGATTACCTGGACTATATGATGCTTGTCGTTACGATTTTTACGGTTTATACAGGGATTTCCTACCTCACCAGCAACTGGAGAGCATCGTTTCAGAGCTCTTCGGATGAACATTGAGCGCATGAAACTGTTTTTGGCAAAAGTTCTCTCTACCTGTGGCGGTTTGGGTTATTTTCCGGCTGCACCCGGTACTTTTGTGAGTTTTATCGCTGTTCTGCTGTTTGTTTTTACCCCATTATGTCGTGATACCGCAATCTTGTTTATCGTCATTGCTTTCGGCTTTTTTCTTGGCGCGTGGGCGGGAGGTGTTATGGAGTCAGCCTTCGGAGACGATCCTTCGATTGTTACGATCGATGAACTTGTCGGGCAGTGGATAGCGCTTGCAGCGCTGCCCGCAGGGTTGCCCGCGGTGGTGCTTGCTTTCGTGTTTTTCCGCTTTTTTGATATAGCCAAACCCGGCCTTGTTGATCGTGCGCAGCAGCTCCCCGGTGGCTGGGGAATCATGGTTGACGATCTGTTGGCCGGGATTTATGCAAATCTTTCGGTTCGGGCTCTTCTCGCCCTCTTCTCACTCCTTCATGTAACGTTTCCGGGATAGAAATCCTTTATGCTTTTTGTTATTCCCACAACATCAAGTCCGGTTTCTCTGTAAAGTTCCTCCATTGATCCGTGGGTGACGAAGGCGTCAGGAAGTCCTGTTTTCAGTACCGGAATTTTACTCTTTCTGCTATTGATATAATCGATGACTCCGCTTCCCAGTCCGCCGATCATGCTGTTTTCTTCAATGACGACCAGATGCGTTACCTGTTGGGCAATTTCTTCAATCAGTTCCGTATCGAGAGGTTTAATAAAGCGCATGTCAGCCACCAGAGGATTCATTCCCTCCTTTTGCAGCGCTTCGGCCACTTCAAGGGCTCTCCACACAAGGGGCCCGGCTGCAAGCAGTGCGATCCCGTTTCCCTGCCGGATAATTCTGCCTTTCCCGATTTCAAGCGGAATCAGGGTTTTGTTCAGGGCAATGCCGGTGCCGTTTCCTCTTGGGTAGCGAATGGCGACAGGTCCGGTAACATGGTAGAGAGCGGTATAGAGCATGTTGCGAAGTTCCTGCTCATCCGAAGGCGCCATAATGACGAAGTTGGGAATGGGCTGCAGGAAGGAGAGGTCAAAAGCTCCGTGATGCGTCGGGCCGTCCTCTCCTACCAGACCGGCACGGTCAATGGCAAAGACGACATGAAGGTTCTGCTGGGCAACATCGTGGATGATCTGGTCGTATCCGCGTTGCAGAAAGGTGGAATAAATGGCGCAGACAGGCTTGAAGCCCTGAATGGCAAGTCCAGCCGCAAAAGTTACGGCATGTTGTTCGGCAATGCCGACATCAAAGAACCGGTTCGGCAGAGCGTTCTGAAACAGGTCAAGGGATGTTCCGCTCGGCATGGCAGCAGTGATGGCTGTGATGCGCGGATCTTTCAGGGCAAGCTCAACAAGGGTTTCGCCAAAAACCTCCTGATATTTTGGCGGCCCGGCTTTTTGGGCGGTAACAATTGTCTTGCCGGTCGTTGTATCGAAACCGCCGTTGTGG
This region includes:
- the pgsA gene encoding CDP-diacylglycerol--glycerol-3-phosphate 3-phosphatidyltransferase codes for the protein MTIPNQLTMLRIVLVPVFVALLLQDEPYVKLLGVFVFVVASLTDAYDGYHARKYGETTRLGAFLDPLADKLLITAAFLLYVRMGYLVLWMVILVAVRDVVITALRIYAEMKDRPVVTSKEAKYKTLMQNVFAYIIMALLLLREPVFFGSSIASAVNGFLVSDYLDYMMLVVTIFTVYTGISYLTSNWRASFQSSSDEH
- a CDS encoding phosphatidylglycerophosphatase A family protein, which encodes MKLFLAKVLSTCGGLGYFPAAPGTFVSFIAVLLFVFTPLCRDTAILFIVIAFGFFLGAWAGGVMESAFGDDPSIVTIDELVGQWIALAALPAGLPAVVLAFVFFRFFDIAKPGLVDRAQQLPGGWGIMVDDLLAGIYANLSVRALLALFSLLHVTFPG
- the dxs gene encoding 1-deoxy-D-xylulose-5-phosphate synthase, which gives rise to MEDSIPVPVSQESSILASIHSPEDLKKLSLEDLQHVADECRREVINLVAQNGGHFASSLGVVELSVALHYVYNSPRDKIVWDVGHQAYIHKILTGRRESMKTNRQYGGLAGFPRIFESPYDAFGTGHASTSISAAAGMAAARDLSGGTEKMIAVIGDGSMTGGMAFEAMNHLGDTKSDVLVILNDNQMAISPSTGGLKTHLVNIALNKTYNKTRKFIWNSISLLNNDLGDTAKSLVRKLEDGIKAAFTPGAFFEALGLRYFGPIDGHNLEQLVKALKEMQELPHPKLLHVVTTKGKGFKPAEENQSKWHAHNGGFDTTTGKTIVTAQKAGPPKYQEVFGETLVELALKDPRITAITAAMPSGTSLDLFQNALPNRFFDVGIAEQHAVTFAAGLAIQGFKPVCAIYSTFLQRGYDQIIHDVAQQNLHVVFAIDRAGLVGEDGPTHHGAFDLSFLQPIPNFVIMAPSDEQELRNMLYTALYHVTGPVAIRYPRGNGTGIALNKTLIPLEIGKGRIIRQGNGIALLAAGPLVWRALEVAEALQKEGMNPLVADMRFIKPLDTELIEEIAQQVTHLVVIEENSMIGGLGSGVIDYINSRKSKIPVLKTGLPDAFVTHGSMEELYRETGLDVVGITKSIKDFYPGNVT